From a single Eisenibacter elegans DSM 3317 genomic region:
- a CDS encoding ParB/RepB/Spo0J family partition protein: MSTLITPPTSPSIPLESQEPTPVVRIKAAEISLLSVGQIVPHPDNRPLGANEDKIAQLKILITNDGFDSSHPLVVRPLPDSEQYQIIEGEHRYHAACALGFTDLPCVIRDVDDTEALIQLVLGNTQSETKPIEIGLNALKVVQKDSKRGYSAAAYAQRLGMAESTVRRYLNAAEVFQYLRELRPEEPPMDEVYKLEEIHRAAKEDWAWFHDMVIKQSLNKTQVIEISQAIRDIKTDSIIIQELFDLQAMRQQVAQAVLQSDNRLAGEFMELLEQFKKNYDNLDDHLTLYEYNVLQDNIEEEEINLKEWFVASLKELKSIDKQSVMEAYKDALQMKRTGTREEAERTAEYFRDKKNAEERVEQERIERQMRQVKLGEWWQLGRHWLYCGDASSPVFQKRLPAQAAFAFVNPPYQTEIDEQNPAPYDWTLDWLAQRARIVAVTPALHEVQRLLQTTEMPYRWSMACWITAKNPTKAQADAETWIYTAVFSQETGIQRKTKDAWRIEIKSSHNPSLLAEHRGSRPYDFMEYLVAAFSGDAEVVIDAYAGAGTTLMVAEDTGRTCYAAEINPDYCKDIVEQWEKATGHQAQRFQGS; the protein is encoded by the coding sequence ATGAGTACCCTTATCACCCCACCCACTAGCCCGTCTATCCCCTTGGAATCACAAGAACCCACCCCTGTTGTTCGTATTAAAGCTGCCGAGATTAGTCTTTTGTCTGTTGGTCAGATAGTTCCTCACCCCGATAACCGTCCTTTGGGCGCCAACGAAGATAAAATAGCCCAGCTCAAAATCCTGATTACCAACGACGGTTTTGATAGCTCCCACCCCTTAGTGGTACGCCCTTTGCCGGATAGTGAGCAGTATCAAATCATCGAAGGCGAGCACCGCTATCACGCTGCCTGTGCCTTAGGCTTTACGGACTTACCTTGTGTGATACGTGATGTGGACGATACAGAGGCGCTCATACAACTGGTTTTGGGCAATACCCAAAGCGAAACCAAACCTATCGAGATAGGCTTGAACGCCCTCAAAGTAGTACAAAAAGACAGCAAGAGGGGGTACTCAGCGGCAGCCTATGCCCAACGCCTCGGGATGGCCGAAAGTACGGTGAGGCGCTATCTCAATGCTGCTGAAGTGTTTCAATATCTGCGTGAGCTGCGCCCCGAAGAGCCGCCAATGGACGAGGTGTACAAGCTTGAAGAAATTCACCGTGCGGCTAAAGAGGACTGGGCCTGGTTTCATGATATGGTCATCAAACAAAGTCTCAACAAAACGCAGGTCATTGAAATATCACAGGCTATCCGTGATATCAAAACAGACAGCATCATCATACAGGAGCTTTTTGATTTGCAGGCGATGCGCCAGCAAGTAGCACAGGCCGTGCTTCAGTCTGACAATCGGCTGGCAGGGGAGTTTATGGAGTTGCTCGAACAGTTTAAGAAAAACTACGACAACCTCGACGACCACCTAACGCTCTATGAGTACAACGTATTGCAAGACAATATCGAAGAGGAGGAGATTAATCTCAAGGAGTGGTTTGTAGCCAGCTTGAAAGAGCTCAAAAGCATCGACAAGCAGTCGGTGATGGAAGCCTACAAAGATGCCCTACAAATGAAGCGTACCGGCACTCGTGAGGAGGCCGAACGCACTGCAGAGTATTTTAGAGACAAGAAAAATGCGGAGGAACGCGTTGAGCAGGAGCGCATCGAACGTCAAATGCGCCAAGTAAAACTAGGCGAATGGTGGCAGCTAGGCCGCCACTGGCTCTACTGTGGGGATGCATCATCGCCGGTGTTTCAAAAGCGTTTGCCGGCGCAGGCAGCTTTTGCCTTTGTAAACCCACCATACCAAACCGAAATCGACGAGCAAAACCCCGCTCCGTATGACTGGACGCTCGACTGGCTGGCGCAACGTGCCCGCATCGTGGCGGTTACGCCAGCCTTACACGAGGTACAACGGCTGCTCCAAACAACCGAAATGCCCTACCGATGGTCGATGGCCTGCTGGATAACGGCCAAAAATCCAACCAAGGCCCAAGCGGATGCCGAAACATGGATTTATACAGCTGTGTTTTCGCAAGAAACAGGCATTCAGCGCAAAACCAAGGATGCTTGGCGTATCGAGATTAAATCGAGCCACAACCCCAGTCTATTGGCCGAACACCGAGGCAGCCGACCTTATGACTTTATGGAGTACCTTGTGGCTGCTTTTTCGGGAGATGCCGAAGTGGTGATTGATGCCTATGCAGGCGCAGGTACTACCCTGATGGTAGCCGAAGATACAGGGAGGACTTGCTATGCGGCAGAAATCAATCCTGATTATTGCAAAGATATTGTTGAGCAATGGGAAAAAGCCACCGGACACCAAGCGCAGCGGTTTCAAGGCTCATAA
- a CDS encoding OmpA family protein, producing MPLHTRHILPSVGLSLLMFLMIQCGQDHSSQAADNQPAKLALTMPDEESEDFQPFSVPLERELRDSLPTATHTTPLQKTAETQSQSEDTDKPNIIITEINVHSTKENIRLDKDQLQKTGVTIRGADNSLYEMTYTAPDSTMRGEVVANPKDIVIQEEHTALFMRRFQRALISGFNQAREDLIFASQIVKTIVADSAAPVFQDIVIDFRPTDSIQVVLEDIEDNTDKEQIILGSPNISTEEEVRKRANDAQQRFESYQADERKMFVQVETKVFFESGKDLLDKENQARLDDIVRDINNDITRYTQENPDDKLIFLLHVRGYADEKPFFPTQAEEQRKLQNQQLSARRAQSIEKYILSRLVNKNIEIEAIIEGLGEELPPRVFPNDEVSDPRRRACAIYFLVCNQDY from the coding sequence ATGCCTTTACATACGCGACATATACTCCCTTCGGTTGGCCTTAGCCTGTTGATGTTTTTGATGATTCAATGTGGCCAAGACCACTCCAGCCAAGCAGCAGATAACCAACCAGCCAAACTTGCGCTGACGATGCCCGATGAAGAAAGTGAAGACTTTCAACCTTTCTCTGTGCCATTGGAACGTGAGCTGCGCGATAGCTTGCCTACAGCTACTCACACTACACCATTGCAAAAAACAGCCGAAACACAGTCTCAAAGCGAAGACACGGATAAGCCTAACATCATCATTACGGAAATAAATGTGCATAGCACAAAAGAAAATATCCGCCTTGACAAAGACCAGCTCCAAAAAACAGGTGTTACCATTCGAGGCGCTGATAATAGTCTGTATGAGATGACATACACAGCGCCCGATAGTACTATGCGTGGCGAGGTGGTGGCAAACCCTAAGGACATTGTCATACAGGAGGAACACACCGCATTATTTATGCGCCGCTTTCAACGTGCGCTCATTTCAGGGTTTAACCAAGCCCGCGAAGATTTGATTTTTGCTTCGCAAATAGTAAAAACTATTGTGGCTGACAGTGCCGCCCCTGTTTTTCAGGATATTGTCATCGATTTCCGCCCTACTGACAGCATTCAAGTGGTACTTGAAGATATAGAAGACAACACCGACAAAGAACAAATTATCTTAGGGTCTCCCAATATCAGTACCGAAGAGGAAGTCCGTAAACGAGCCAACGATGCTCAACAACGCTTTGAAAGCTACCAAGCCGATGAGCGCAAGATGTTTGTACAGGTAGAAACTAAGGTCTTTTTTGAAAGTGGTAAGGACTTACTAGACAAAGAAAACCAAGCCCGTCTCGACGATATTGTGCGCGACATCAATAACGACATCACACGCTATACCCAAGAAAACCCCGATGATAAGTTAATTTTCTTGTTACACGTGCGAGGTTATGCCGACGAGAAGCCCTTCTTCCCCACACAAGCTGAAGAACAACGTAAATTGCAGAATCAGCAGCTCTCGGCACGCCGTGCGCAAAGTATTGAGAAGTACATCTTAAGCCGTTTGGTGAACAAAAATATCGAAATAGAAGCTATCATTGAAGGCCTTGGGGAGGAGCTACCTCCGCGTGTTTTCCCTAATGATGAGGTATCAGATCCGCGTCGACGTGCTTGTGCTATTTATTTCTTGGTGTGTAATCAGGATTATTAG
- a CDS encoding UDP-N-acetylmuramate--L-alanine ligase, with protein sequence MQKVHLIAIGGSVMHNLAIDLHLKGVKVSGSDDQIFNPSRQRLEKYGLLPTAEGWFEDKITPDLDAVILGMHARADNPELKRAQQLGLRIYSFPEYIYQQAEDKQRVVIAGSHGKTTITSIILHTLQHINRDFDYLIGAEVEGFERMVKTSHTAPVMIIEGDEYFTSVLDPTPKFWHYKHHIGVISGIAWDHINVYPSLEEYVAAFEQFAEQSPKAGTLIYSSDDPIAQVIGNKERADVNRIDYVAHPHKIKDEQTFLIGPDKQEIPLQVFGEHNMKNIQAAKLVCLRLGVTEEQFYEAIQSFRGAANRLEKVAESEQTIIFKDFAHAPSKLRATAQAVKQQYPQHHLVGCLELHTFSSLNKEFLQQYYNTFKAADTALIYYSPETVAHKKLEEISPEDIQKAFNHKNLQIFTDIEALKATLLGQDWNDKVLLMMSSGSFDQLNLEALANQIITSV encoded by the coding sequence CTCATCGCAATTGGTGGTAGTGTGATGCACAACCTAGCCATAGACCTACACCTCAAAGGGGTAAAGGTAAGCGGCTCTGACGACCAAATCTTCAACCCTTCGCGTCAGCGACTGGAGAAATACGGCCTGCTACCTACGGCAGAGGGATGGTTTGAAGATAAAATCACCCCCGACTTGGATGCTGTCATCCTTGGGATGCACGCCCGTGCTGACAACCCCGAGCTCAAAAGAGCACAGCAATTAGGCCTCCGTATTTACTCTTTCCCCGAATATATCTATCAGCAAGCCGAAGACAAACAGCGCGTAGTGATTGCAGGCAGCCACGGCAAAACTACTATCACGTCTATTATTTTGCATACACTACAGCATATCAACCGTGATTTTGACTACCTCATTGGGGCAGAAGTAGAGGGCTTTGAGCGTATGGTCAAAACTTCTCACACGGCTCCGGTGATGATTATCGAAGGCGATGAGTATTTTACTTCTGTGCTTGACCCTACGCCCAAATTCTGGCACTATAAGCATCATATTGGTGTCATCAGCGGCATTGCTTGGGATCATATCAATGTATATCCGTCCTTAGAAGAGTATGTGGCGGCCTTTGAGCAGTTTGCCGAACAAAGCCCCAAGGCCGGCACCTTGATATACTCGTCAGATGACCCCATTGCACAAGTGATTGGCAACAAAGAGCGCGCAGATGTAAACCGCATAGATTATGTGGCTCATCCACACAAAATCAAAGATGAGCAGACCTTCCTCATAGGGCCTGATAAGCAAGAAATTCCTTTGCAAGTGTTCGGGGAGCATAATATGAAAAACATTCAGGCAGCTAAGTTGGTCTGCTTGCGCCTGGGCGTAACAGAAGAGCAGTTTTATGAGGCCATACAGTCTTTTAGAGGGGCGGCCAACCGCCTCGAAAAAGTAGCCGAAAGCGAGCAAACCATCATATTCAAGGATTTTGCCCACGCGCCTTCTAAGCTCAGAGCCACGGCACAAGCGGTCAAACAACAGTACCCGCAGCACCATTTGGTAGGTTGCTTGGAGCTGCATACATTTAGCTCACTCAACAAAGAGTTTTTGCAGCAATACTACAACACCTTCAAAGCTGCCGATACCGCACTGATTTATTACAGCCCCGAAACAGTAGCCCACAAAAAACTAGAAGAAATTTCGCCGGAAGACATTCAGAAAGCGTTTAATCATAAGAACTTGCAAATTTTCACAGATATCGAAGCCCTCAAGGCAACCTTACTTGGCCAAGATTGGAATGACAAAGTGCTGCTGATGATGAGTTCGGGTAGTTTTGACCAACTCAACCTCGAAGCCTTGGCCAACCAAATTATCACCTCCGTATAA
- a CDS encoding 3'-5' exonuclease: MSTPPIDRKHSLNLRKPLAFFDLETTGINITNDRIVEIAILKAMPNGELLPLTKRINPGRAIPLESSLIHGIYDEDVADAPLFKMVAKELYKFLEGCDLAGFNSIRFDVPMLVEEFLRAELDLDLSNRRLIDAQRIFHLMEPRNLSAAYKFYCDETLENAHSAEADTYATYRVLEAQVQRYEGVEIKNGEGQLYTPVKNDMDALHQITAEKMVDLAGRLGYNSKGEEIFKFGKHRDKTVLEVLQKEPSYYDWMLKGDFPLDTKRKLTEIKLRNFNKK, from the coding sequence ATGAGTACCCCACCCATTGACCGTAAGCATAGCCTTAATTTGCGTAAACCGCTGGCTTTCTTTGATTTAGAAACAACCGGCATCAACATTACGAACGATCGCATCGTCGAGATTGCTATTTTGAAGGCCATGCCTAACGGTGAGCTGCTTCCGCTGACCAAAAGAATCAACCCGGGTAGAGCCATCCCCTTGGAGTCTAGTTTGATACACGGTATCTATGACGAGGATGTGGCCGATGCCCCTTTGTTCAAAATGGTCGCCAAGGAGCTGTATAAGTTTTTGGAAGGTTGCGACTTGGCCGGCTTCAATTCCATCCGCTTTGATGTACCGATGTTGGTCGAAGAGTTTTTGCGTGCAGAGCTCGACCTCGACCTGAGCAATCGCCGCCTGATTGATGCGCAGCGTATTTTCCACCTTATGGAGCCGCGTAACCTCTCTGCGGCCTATAAGTTCTACTGCGACGAAACACTCGAAAACGCACACAGTGCCGAAGCCGATACCTATGCTACTTACAGAGTGCTAGAAGCACAAGTACAGCGCTACGAAGGGGTGGAAATTAAAAACGGGGAGGGGCAACTCTATACACCTGTCAAAAACGATATGGATGCCCTACACCAAATCACTGCCGAAAAAATGGTAGACCTTGCGGGGCGTTTGGGCTACAACAGCAAAGGAGAAGAGATATTCAAGTTTGGCAAACACCGCGACAAAACTGTCCTAGAAGTGCTCCAAAAAGAGCCCTCATACTATGATTGGATGCTCAAAGGCGATTTCCCGCTCGATACCAAACGCAAACTCACAGAAATAAAGCTAAGGAACTTCAATAAGAAATAA